The nucleotide sequence ATTCTTCAATGGCCTCCAGTATTGTTTGTAAAATAACTTTTTCTTGCTCTCCAAGTTGATTTAGGCATTTAATGATATTTACATAATTTTTTTCATAAACGCCCTTTAGCCCAGAGTTTCTATATTTTTGTGCACGCTTCGCATATTCAAGTGCCTCTTCGTATTTTTTATCTACTAAATAAGACTCTGCGATATAAAATAACAAATCGAAACTGTCTGGTTTTTTTTGTAATTCGCTAAACAAAATTTCGAGATTACGCTTTCCCTTTTCCTTTGTATGCAAATCTTCATCACAGTATCCTGTATGAATGATCGTAATATCTTGTTGGACATCCAAAGCCTGAGCTGGTTTATCCATCCGTACAATTCGCTCGTGAATAGCACCCACATAACGAATTTGCGGGTGATTTCTGAATATCCGAATGTGAATATTAGAGAAGGTCAATTTACCTGTTTTCGGCTCGATATGGGACATCATACATAAAATCATATCTAACTCTTTCTGAGTTGCTTCCAAAATTGCTCCAGGAAGATATTGCACGCAATCAGGGGAAAAATACTCATCTGCATCCAAAAAAATGATCCAATCTGATGACGCCTGTTCGATCGCATAATTTCTAGCTGCTGCAAAATCATGTATCCATTCAAAAGAAAACACTCTCGCTCCAAATTCTTTTGCAATTTGAACCGTTCGATCTGTTGATCCTGTATCCACTACAATGATTTCCGAGACAATGGATTGTATACTTTTTAGGCAAACAGGCAGATTCTTCTCTTCATTTTTTGTAATGACACAGGCCGAAACAGATATTTTCATGGAACGGTAAGTCCTCTCTTTTGAAAATAGATTCTAAAAAAGAGAGCAAGGAAACCTTGCTCTCTTTTAAACTTACATTTAGCGGAGAAGTTGCAATACACCTTGTGGCAGTTGGTTAGCTTGAGCAAGCATAGCTTGAGCAGCTTGAGTAAGAATGTTGTTCTTAGTGAATTGCATTTGCTCTTTCGCCATATCAACATCGCGGATACGGGATTCAGCAGCAGTGAGGTTCTCGGAAGTTGTGTTCAGGTTATTGATTGTGTTTTCCAAACGGTTTTGGTTCGCACCCAAGTAAGAACGTGCAGAGCTTACTGCGTTGATTTGAGCATCAATAGTGCTCAATACTTTGCTTGCTTCTGCTTGGTCGTTCAGCTTCCAAGTTGTATTCATTGCTACGTTTACACCAGACAAGCTAAAGCTTGCAGAATTCAGACCGAGAACTTGAGTGTGCTCTTGACCAATTTGCAGAGAAATTGTACCAGCAGATTCATCCAGCAATTTGATGCCATTGAATTTTGTGTTGTCTTTAATGTTTGTTACTTCTTTACCCAGTTCAACCAACTCTTCTTGAATACGAGCAAGGTCGTCTGTTTTGCTGTAAGTACCGTTAGCAGCTTGAGTAGCCAATTCTTTTACACGAACCAGCATGTTGTTAACTGTTTGCAGAGCACCCTCAGCTGTTTGAATCAGAGAGATACCGTCTTGGGAGTTGCGGGAAGCTTGCTCCATACCACGGATTTGTGCACGCATACGCTCGGAGATGGAGAGACCAGCAGCATCGTCAGCCGCACGGTTGATGCGGTAGCCAGAAGACAGTTTCTCTACGTTTTTGGACAGGTTGCCAGCGTTAACGCCGAGTTGACGATGAGTGTTGATCGCCGACATATTGTGTTGGATAATCATGTGTAATTCCTCCTTGAGTTTTCGACAGTCACGTCCCTGTGACTGTTCCTATATTTTGAGATTCAATCGCAATCGCGCGCTTGCAACTTCCTCTCTACATTTCTATTATCGGATTCTCTTCATATCTGCATTAGCATTTTTCGAGTTTTTTCTTCATTTTTTATTTTTCTACGGATTGTTCTTATTAAAGAAGCTGGAATCTCCGAATAGTATTAGTAGGGGAAAAAGGAGG is from Brevibacillus brevis and encodes:
- a CDS encoding flagellin codes for the protein MIIQHNMSAINTHRQLGVNAGNLSKNVEKLSSGYRINRAADDAAGLSISERMRAQIRGMEQASRNSQDGISLIQTAEGALQTVNNMLVRVKELATQAANGTYSKTDDLARIQEELVELGKEVTNIKDNTKFNGIKLLDESAGTISLQIGQEHTQVLGLNSASFSLSGVNVAMNTTWKLNDQAEASKVLSTIDAQINAVSSARSYLGANQNRLENTINNLNTTSENLTAAESRIRDVDMAKEQMQFTKNNILTQAAQAMLAQANQLPQGVLQLLR